CGTAGAATGTACCTTTGGGGGAAGAATAGGTGGACAGTAACAAACGCCTTCCGTCCAGTGTACCTTGACGAGTACGTAGATTGAAAACGAGAGGGGGGTTGTTCTCTGCTATGCTGCAAGGGAGTGAAAGGGTTAGGACTAGCACATCGCCCGGATACTATCTCTGGAATGTGGAATGAGAGGGCAAGCCTGTGTGGGCGATGCAGGTTCCAGGCTTAGAAACAAGGGGCCATGAAGGGGTTTGGAGTGGAGGGCTTGCTAGGATGCAACAAGACGACTTGGGGTCCAGGACTTTAACGTATTGTCGGGTGTGCTTAGGGTATGACAAGTCTCCGGACTGGGGTGGATGAAGGCATGGGCCAGAGGAgcggagaggagagggatgAAGCGACGCGACGCAAAAACCAAAGAAGCTGACTTACGGATTTAAGAGGATGAGTGGTGGGTAATGATGTAGGTGCACGGCGGCTGTTGTTCCTTTTGAGTTGTGACGAGAATGCTTTGGCTTGGCCTGCGTCTGACGCTTGACGTTGCACAGGAAGTAAGAAccggcggtggtggacgagaaggagaaagaggaggaggaggagggcaacTCTTCCTGTTGTcggtgggaggagggggggagccTATGAGTGGTCTAAGGCGGTGGTGTGTGCTGCTCCTTGggaatgtgtgtgtggtctTGATACTGCTATTACTACTGTGCTTTTTCGGCTGCCGCTTGCTCTCTGACAAGCTACCAGAAGGCAGGATAACAGACGGAGCCAATGTTGGTAAGAGGTGGCGGGCAAGAGGGAGAACAGCAGTATGTGGTTATGAGAAGTGTGCGAGACGGATAGGACGGAGTACTTGTCGCCGGTTCGGACGGGTCGGGGACTAATAGTCGTTCGACTCAGTTGCTGTCGGCCTTCGGGGCTCTAGTACCTCGATTTTCTAGACTTGCTGACGTCAAGGAATGTACTCGGGACTTGGGGACGAGACAGTGTAGCGTTATGTGATGTGCGGACACCAAAGCGGAACGTGCAACCAAGTTGGGCTGACGGCTTTCTTTTGCACCAGTCAGATATCAGATGCGTCGCGCAAGTGGTAGACGcaagggaaaagaagggggggaatTGGTGTGAGGAAAAGAGCCAGGCCGATATGTCCGTACAAGAACTGGTGGCGGAAGAGGCGGTTGCGTGAACCGCGGGAGGCAGGAAGAGAGTAATAGGGAGTTAGTAATCCACTAACCTTAATGGCGATGTGTTTGCTTCTGGAGCAAGGGTTGAACACTCTGAGCGTAGCGGTTCGAAACGTCCCGAGCGTGTGGTACAATGGAAGGAGCGCCGCCGGTTGGGGCAGTGGAGCTTTGTAGACGAAAGGGTTCCTCCGCGGGAAATGCGGCCTGGGTAAGTGTTGATGAGAGAAACTGGAGATGGATGGTGGCTAGGCTAAGATCGGGGTCGGAAGCCGGCTCGGATTTGCAGTGCACCGCGATCCCTGCCGATCGCTCTTTGTTTGTGCGACTTTCCACGATTGTCTCTGGGGCTGCCGTCACTGCGGGCGCACTCGGAGGGTGAGAGGGGAGAACAGCGTGCAGGGGATCTGTCAGCTCGGGTAGGTGAAAATaaacaggaagaagagatgATAAGGGGATGTGAGAAAGAAAGCGACGTAAGGCAATGAGGTGGCCGTCGGGGGAGGTTGCGCCGTTAATGTCCAGCGGCTGCGAGTCGAGCAAGGCAAGCGCCAAATTGAGTTTCGGCCTGCCGATGGCTGGAGCAAAGCACCCGGTGGTAAGGTAGGTGGGCAGGTACCTAGTTGGCCAACGGAGGACGGGAACGTGGAATGAGTCACCAACGATGGATTTGCCTGTTCTGTCTCGCAGATGTTGCTGCGGTCCGGACGACTGGCAATGGAGATAGTCGCAGAGCGGGCGGACAACCTGGGTTGCTGAAATGGCCGGAGTGGCAGTACCAAGAGGCGGATTGAGAGCAGGGCGGGGGTTTCGGAGCTGGCGGGcttgggtctttttggacAGCTTGCGCAAGCTGTGGGCAAGATTTGTTTGGGCTGGAAAATCACAGCCAAGATTGTTTGCTGCTGATACGGATGCAAGTGCGTTGTTCCCGGCTATGTGCCTTCCCTTCGGCCTGGTCTTGCAATTTTAACCCAGCGTCTGGGTTGTAGTTGGCGACGGTGGAATCCGGGGGTGCGTTTTTTTTCTATGTAGTCTTGGCGAGCTGTGCGTCGGGGAGTCCAAGTACACGTGGGTTTCTGATGCATCGGATCAGGAAGTGGGTAGTAATAGTTGTCGGGACGTTGTTATTTCTATCATTCCATTTCATGTCAGATTCATGTTCTGATAaattcttcttcttcgtcccctTAGATCGTCTCCCGACTCCAAAGGGCCACATTCACATACCTCGTCTTGAACAGTCGCTTCCAAATCAGCATGGGCTCGTTCTGTCGTTTTTGGTTTCGCTTCTGTCCTTCtatcttctcttttcttctcttttcccaTTCCATAGGAGAGGGAAACGCGCTAGCATTTATACAAAGGAAGGCCGCGTTCTACTAATAAACACCACATCATCTGGTCGAGGCTTGTCACTTCACCTGCGTCTCCTGACTCGTCCCATATTCTGGGGGTGGCACCCCCGGCTTGCACCTCGCCGGAGCGTTTTGGCAACCTCTGACCCGCCTTTTCGCTCGAGTCGGGACCTGGTGGAGGGTCGGTGGAGCAAAGGAGGGAGGGCACCGGCCGGACCCCGTGATGCCTCCAGTCAGCTAACTAAGACACCAACCCACCTCTTGGAcccgcgccggccgcgacgacTCACGACGCGCATCGGGACCTGCTTAAGGATCGGCCAGAACATGATGGTCATGCACTTCGGAGTGTCTGGCTTGCCCTCAACAGAGAACATCACGAACTGCTTTGTCCTGGGCTGCTCCATGACTCCTAGACGTGGCCGGCCAGGAACCCGGGGCCAGAGTCGCCCTAAAATGCCCTTGGCTCGAGGTATGGGATTCTGTCTCAAGCCCATTATCACCTTGTCTGAAACCCGGTTTTCTCTGCTGCGAGAACACCTTACCCATGGCATACATGCCGAACCAAGATTCTGGTTGGACGACGGGAGGGCGCCATCACCTTCTGAGGCCAACACAATCGCCGTCATATTTATCATTCCTATAAGGGAAAGTTCTGCCAGTGTCTGCCCAGATAGTTGGTTTGCTGGCAGCTGGCATGGAAGGGAGAGCCGTATCCGAATCCCGAGACTTTTAACGTCGTCAAAACAGCCGCCTACTTCCGCTACACACTTCACCGTCTTGACTCGTTTAGTTACCTTGGGCCTTCTTCCTTCCCGACGTCCCTCCAGTTTCGATCACAATAGGACTGACCGCTATGTTTGCGCTGGCACACACCCACTCACACCTTTTTGTCAGGCAATCACCTCCTACCTAGGATATGCCGTCGCGGTGCTGTGATGCGATGCAAGACGCCATCGAGGCTTCCCAACACCGCGTGTTCCCTATATTACAAATCCGACAAACCCCTCAGGCAGGGTCTATCTCCTGGGAGGGTATTTTGAAACGAAGAGGTTTTGCAGCAGTCCGCTCTTACCTCTTCGACCATCAGCGCCCTTGGCAGAGAGGTGACCATCGGTACCACAACTAAATGCCGGGCGCCCTCACCTTCGGGATATGGCCTTGACCCTCCCCTTCATGCACGGCTACCAGCAGCAGGTCTCGAAGCTACAGCCGTACTGTACCCATCGACTGGATACCTACCCGTGAATGTACAAGTCTTCCAAGGGTTGCATACCTAGTAACGAGGGAACGGGGGTCCTTCCAATCATGTGTTGCCGATTAGGCGATAAGAGTGGCCTGCAGACCCATTCGACGCACAAGAGAGAAGGTAAACCAAAGCAAGCCATCAAGTCTGGTTGGATGGCAAGTAGAACAGGGTGGGGTCCAAGGGGTTGTGACTTGACAGTACTTGTTGGTTGGTTGACCAATTCTTGCAGAGCCCACCACAAAGGTAGGTAAAGGAGCACGTATCCCCCCTTGGCGCGCAAGGTTGGGGGATGAAAGCCACCATTGATTGGCTAGGCCTGACCGCGCTTGGTCTGCCTCGCTCTGAGAGACTGAGACATCATCAAGCTTGCGCTGCCTTGCCTCGCCTTCCATCCATCTCAACCTCCGTTCCATtccatcaacaccatcctTCCCAACGAGCCAGCCCTTCCGACTTTGTGCAGCATCCGCCTCAGcacacccctcctcctcctataCCTCCATATTGCGCAACCTACCAGATTTCTtctccgccttcgccgccgcattcaccctcctcgtcgacgacaaaCTTACGTTGCAATTACGTGGTGCGGTACGCGCGGATACTAGGCTACCACCAAAACGACCGACAGCATACGACGCATCCCAACTCAAACAGGTGGCCACTGGATAGCCCACCCTCTTTGCGCATTCTCGTCGTACGTGCCTTCCGACCCTCCCTCTTATCATGCCCACGACCACGGTCCTGTATATCAACCAAGCTGATCGTCTTGGCTGTGGAGAAGCAGCTCTACATCCGTTTCCTGGACGCTCGTCTACAACGCTACACctgtttcttcttcctgcgcCCTCCTAGCAACTAGCGACAGATATCACCCTGGTCTAGTCCCTGGGCCAATCACGTTGCTGTCGCAAACCGATCGCGAGCGAAGCTGCCCTTCCCGATACTGTTAAGGTCTGTCACTTGACCATATACCCGTCGATACGAAGGAAACGTTCCTGTTTCTTGCGCCCACCTTCGTTATCTACCGAGACTCTTGGAGAAAACAGTCGCTGCGTATAACTGCGTCATCTCTACATCTCGCGATTTTTTGGCGTTCATCGACACCATGGCGTCCACCTCCTTCAGAGACTCGATGAACTCCCTGGGCTGGTCGCGGCGGGACCAGGATGTCCCCGTCAACACAGCGCAGCAGAGCGGCCTCATGTCATCCATCAAGTCGCTCAACCCATTCCAGAACAATAGTTACATCCAGCTCCCGACGACCGAGGGCGCCGGTGCGCCTCTACCTGCTGCCAACcggagggaagaggaggaaggctTCGCAACCCGTGAGTCATTTTGCCTTCGTCCACCTCGCAAcccagcagctcgaggaTAGTCGGCCCCAGCCCCAGGGCTTCCGGGTCCCCTGCAGCAGCTATGATCTCTAGTCTGGTCACCATGTCTTGGTTTGCCATGTGAGCAGGCGGGCTTGcacggtggtggtgtcgtgctcgcttcttctcctccgcaACAGCCCCGCTGACGTATTGTTTGCTGTTCTAGTGAGTCGATGGGATCGTTTGCTCATCTTCGGTGCCTGCAACCTGGGCGCCCTTGCCTGCTTCGTCCTCTGCTTCGCCTTCCTCCCGGTATTGTCTGTGCGGCCGCGCAAGTTTGTTATTCTGTGAGTGCCCGTATGGTTCCTTCTTATCTGTAACTCGTTGCCTG
This sequence is a window from Colletotrichum higginsianum IMI 349063 chromosome 8, whole genome shotgun sequence. Protein-coding genes within it:
- a CDS encoding Golgi traffic protein, giving the protein MASTSFRDSMNSLGWSRRDQDVPVNTAQQSGLMSSIKSLNPFQNNSYIQLPTTEGAGAPLPAANRREEEEGFATLSRWDRLLIFGACNLGALACFVLCFAFLPVLSVRPRKFVILWTLGSLLFLASFAAVMGPMAYARHLISGTRLPFTAAYFGSLALSMYFSLGLRSTILTLVSALVQLACLVWYLVSYFPMGSSGLRLATTFGARRAAAWMTG